The following coding sequences are from one Phormidium ambiguum IAM M-71 window:
- a CDS encoding SGNH/GDSL hydrolase family protein, translated as MLTNSDLFNETFYLNTNPDVAAAISNGFFRNGLEHFLQFGQFEKRNPSAFFDTAYYLQQNIDVANAVNTKITTAFAHFINAGQNEGRNPFTLFNNSFYLTNNADVNAAVGRDEITGVEHYVKYGVKEGRNPSRFFEQSFYLQRNLDVAQAVQRDIITGIEHYIEYGQFEGRIPRQLFSQMFVFGDSLSDDGNVFDLTQGAVPPSPPYFNGRFSNGPVWVEYLAPTLALNANSANNFALGGSTTGTQNVGNIPGLPNFPALQQQIDGFTAINQNADPNALYVIYAGANDYLGAGTTDFTNVVNNLTTAVTKLAAVGAKNFMVPNLPNLGLLPGPASRGQLIQQGLTLITTAHNTNLAASLAALEQNPNINIIPVDVFNLFSSAIANPAAFGFTNVTNNIVPGAGVDPSVGGFTIPPGINPNQYLFWDLVHPTTRAHSFVANTALKSTTAVGEIIEIL; from the coding sequence ATGTTGACTAACAGCGACCTATTTAACGAAACCTTTTATCTTAATACTAACCCAGACGTAGCAGCAGCTATTTCTAATGGTTTTTTTCGCAACGGTTTAGAGCACTTTTTGCAATTTGGGCAATTTGAAAAACGAAATCCCAGTGCTTTTTTTGATACTGCTTATTATCTACAACAAAATATTGATGTAGCTAATGCAGTCAATACTAAAATAACTACAGCATTTGCACATTTTATTAATGCTGGACAAAATGAAGGGAGGAACCCTTTTACTTTATTTAATAACAGCTTTTATTTGACCAATAATGCCGATGTTAATGCCGCAGTTGGTAGAGATGAAATTACTGGGGTTGAACATTATGTTAAATATGGGGTGAAAGAAGGTCGAAATCCCAGCCGCTTTTTCGAGCAAAGTTTTTATCTGCAACGCAATTTAGATGTTGCTCAAGCAGTGCAAAGAGACATAATTACGGGAATAGAACACTATATTGAGTATGGTCAATTTGAAGGCAGAATTCCCCGCCAACTATTTAGTCAAATGTTTGTTTTTGGCGATAGTCTTTCCGATGACGGTAACGTATTCGACCTAACTCAAGGTGCAGTTCCGCCAAGTCCACCTTATTTTAATGGACGTTTTTCTAATGGCCCGGTTTGGGTAGAATATTTAGCACCAACTTTAGCACTAAATGCTAATTCTGCTAATAATTTTGCCCTTGGAGGTTCAACAACTGGCACTCAAAATGTTGGTAATATTCCGGGCTTACCTAATTTCCCGGCATTACAACAACAAATTGATGGTTTTACTGCCATTAATCAGAATGCAGATCCTAACGCGCTTTATGTAATATATGCTGGTGCAAATGATTATTTGGGAGCAGGCACAACTGATTTTACAAATGTGGTAAATAATTTGACTACGGCAGTGACAAAACTTGCTGCTGTGGGGGCAAAAAACTTCATGGTTCCTAATTTACCAAATTTAGGTTTACTTCCTGGCCCTGCTAGCCGAGGACAACTAATTCAACAAGGTTTAACTTTAATAACTACGGCACACAACACAAATTTAGCAGCAAGTTTAGCCGCTCTGGAACAAAATCCTAACATCAATATTATTCCTGTTGATGTATTTAATTTGTTTAGTAGTGCGATCGCCAATCCTGCTGCTTTTGGTTTCACCAATGTGACAAATAATATCGTACCAGGAGCAGGCGTAGACCCATCTGTAGGCGGTTTTACAATTCCTCCCGGAATCAATCCCAATCAATATTTATTCTGGGATTTAGTACATCCAACAACTCGCGCTCACTCTTTTGTGGCTAACACAGCTTTAAAATCAACTACTGCTGTTGGCGAAATAATAGAAA